The Nocardioides panzhihuensis genome has a segment encoding these proteins:
- a CDS encoding anti-sigma factor: MPQVELRLPAEGAYVSVLRTTTAALAARLDFTLEDIEDLRMAVSEAAAICLECAAEAADLDIVFDIGTDTVGVTVTTTCDAEAEIDEESFAWQVLTTLAREVTATPDGDQLRISLVAGATPLGAAR, encoded by the coding sequence ATGCCCCAGGTCGAGCTGCGCCTTCCCGCAGAAGGTGCTTACGTCTCCGTGCTGCGTACGACGACCGCCGCGCTCGCCGCGCGCCTCGACTTCACCCTCGAGGACATCGAGGACCTGCGGATGGCCGTCAGCGAGGCGGCGGCGATCTGTCTGGAGTGTGCCGCGGAGGCCGCCGATCTGGACATCGTCTTCGACATCGGCACAGACACCGTCGGGGTCACCGTGACCACGACCTGCGACGCCGAAGCCGAGATCGACGAGGAGAGCTTCGCCTGGCAGGTGCTCACCACGCTCGCCAGGGAGGTCACCGCCACCCCCGACGGTGATCAGCTCAGGATCTCCCTGGTCGCCGGAGCGACCCCGCTTGGAGCCGCGCGCTGA
- a CDS encoding SigB/SigF/SigG family RNA polymerase sigma factor, which translates to MDGARARSRELFTALAGPGLTDAERTAARDELVHLNMALVEYCASQFFGRGEPHEDLVQVGVVGLLNAVDRYDLSRDVEFSTYAVPTILGEIKRYFRDSRWAVSVPRRLRDLQQNLREATAELSQELGRSPTARDLAARLGVSLETVVEGLESSNAYAALSLDAESEETAPMLDSLTAHDLRLDDVEVRESIKPVLDSLSAHEKQVLMLKFFRNKTQTEIAAEIGVSQMQVSRLLNRSLVQLRKALEED; encoded by the coding sequence GTGGATGGAGCCCGCGCCCGCTCCCGCGAGCTCTTCACGGCCCTTGCCGGACCCGGCCTGACCGACGCGGAGCGGACCGCTGCGCGCGATGAGCTCGTCCACCTCAACATGGCGCTGGTGGAGTACTGCGCCTCCCAGTTCTTCGGACGCGGCGAGCCGCACGAAGACCTCGTCCAGGTCGGCGTGGTCGGCCTCCTCAACGCGGTCGACCGCTACGACCTCTCCCGCGACGTGGAGTTCTCCACCTACGCGGTGCCGACCATCCTCGGGGAGATCAAGCGCTACTTCCGCGACAGCCGCTGGGCCGTCAGCGTCCCCCGTCGCCTTCGCGACCTCCAGCAGAACCTCCGCGAGGCCACCGCAGAGCTCTCCCAGGAGCTCGGCCGCTCCCCCACCGCCCGCGACCTCGCCGCCCGGCTCGGCGTGAGCCTCGAGACCGTCGTCGAGGGCCTGGAGTCCAGCAACGCGTACGCAGCGCTGTCGCTCGACGCCGAGAGCGAGGAGACCGCGCCGATGCTCGACTCGCTGACCGCCCACGACCTGCGCCTGGACGACGTCGAGGTTCGGGAGTCGATCAAGCCGGTGCTCGACAGCCTCTCCGCACACGAGAAGCAGGTGCTGATGCTGAAGTTCTTCCGCAACAAGACCCAGACCGAGATCGCCGCCGAGATCGGCGTGTCCCAGATGCAGGTCTCGCGGCTGCTCAACCGCTCGCTCGTCCAGCTCCGTAAGGCGCTGGAGGAGGACTAG
- a CDS encoding WhiB family transcriptional regulator, which translates to MDWRHRSACLDEDPELFFPIGNTGPAILQIEEAKQVCRRCDVREQCLQWALEAGQDHGVWGGLSEDERRALKRRNARSRVRTAV; encoded by the coding sequence ATGGATTGGCGCCACCGTTCGGCTTGTCTCGATGAAGACCCGGAACTGTTCTTCCCCATTGGAAACACCGGCCCGGCTATCCTCCAGATCGAGGAAGCCAAGCAGGTCTGCCGGCGTTGCGACGTCCGGGAGCAGTGTCTTCAGTGGGCTCTTGAGGCCGGTCAGGACCACGGCGTGTGGGGTGGATTGAGCGAGGACGAGCGTCGTGCGCTGAAGCGCCGCAACGCCCGTTCCCGTGTCCGCACCGCCGTCTGA
- a CDS encoding histidine kinase N-terminal domain-containing protein, giving the protein MPTLSELAQHHTDLDGDDVGWLQLLMADWQILADLSFADLVLWLPDKSGNGFWAAGQMRPTTGPTAYVDDIVGMFVPKGRHATLDDAVDVGRLVREGDPEWRDDLPVRVETIPVRRAGRIIAVLSRNTNLLGVRTPSKLELSYLQTANDLTQMVANGFFPAIGQRSDHTDTPRVGDGFVRVDAGGVVDYASPNALSVFRRLGLSGDLAGQSLAGMTRALVPPRKRPDEETLSAVLGGRAHRDTEIDTGVMAIIMRSIPLRPRGEAIGALVLLRDVTDLRRRDRELVTKDATIREIHHRVKNNLQTVAALLRMQSRRVDSGVAQDALNEAVRRVGSIALVHEILSQQAVEETVEFDEIADRLASMVGEVTSVGVAVRVRREGSFGSLPSEVATPMAMIVTELLQNAVEHGYRGSGPGDPETGKIMMSVRQQPAGHLQVTIEDDGHGLPDGFSLDTSTNLGLSIVKTLVEGELGGRLSLGPRPDGHGARAAVELPLEL; this is encoded by the coding sequence GTGCCCACTCTGAGTGAGCTTGCCCAGCACCACACCGACCTCGACGGCGATGACGTCGGGTGGCTTCAGCTGCTCATGGCCGACTGGCAGATCCTGGCAGATCTCTCCTTCGCCGACCTGGTGCTGTGGTTGCCCGACAAGTCCGGCAACGGCTTCTGGGCGGCCGGTCAGATGCGTCCTACGACCGGTCCGACGGCCTACGTCGACGACATCGTCGGCATGTTCGTGCCGAAGGGACGCCACGCCACCCTCGACGACGCCGTCGACGTCGGCCGGCTGGTGCGCGAGGGCGACCCGGAGTGGCGCGACGATCTCCCGGTGCGGGTCGAGACCATCCCGGTACGCCGCGCCGGCCGGATCATCGCGGTGCTGAGTCGCAACACCAACCTGCTCGGCGTCCGCACTCCCTCCAAGCTCGAGCTCTCCTACCTGCAGACGGCCAACGACCTGACCCAGATGGTCGCGAACGGCTTCTTCCCCGCGATCGGCCAGCGCAGCGACCACACCGACACCCCTCGGGTGGGGGACGGGTTCGTCCGCGTGGATGCCGGCGGCGTCGTCGACTACGCCAGCCCCAACGCGCTCTCGGTCTTCCGCAGGCTGGGCCTCTCCGGCGATCTCGCCGGCCAGTCCCTCGCCGGGATGACCCGCGCTCTGGTGCCACCGCGCAAGCGCCCCGACGAGGAGACGCTGAGCGCGGTGCTCGGCGGACGGGCGCACCGCGACACCGAGATCGACACCGGCGTCATGGCGATCATCATGCGCTCGATCCCGCTTCGGCCGCGCGGCGAGGCGATCGGTGCGCTGGTGCTGCTGCGCGACGTCACCGACCTGCGCCGGCGCGATCGTGAGCTCGTCACCAAGGACGCCACGATCCGCGAGATCCACCACCGAGTGAAGAACAACCTACAAACCGTGGCCGCGCTGCTGCGGATGCAGTCGCGCCGCGTCGACTCCGGGGTGGCACAGGACGCACTGAACGAGGCCGTACGCCGGGTCGGATCGATCGCGCTGGTCCACGAGATCCTCTCCCAGCAGGCTGTCGAGGAGACCGTCGAGTTCGACGAGATCGCCGACCGGCTCGCTTCCATGGTCGGAGAGGTCACCTCGGTCGGCGTGGCGGTGCGGGTGCGCCGTGAGGGCTCGTTCGGGTCGCTGCCGTCGGAAGTGGCCACGCCGATGGCGATGATCGTCACCGAGCTGTTGCAGAACGCAGTCGAGCACGGCTACCGCGGCAGCGGTCCAGGTGACCCCGAGACGGGCAAGATCATGATGTCCGTACGACAGCAACCCGCCGGGCATCTCCAGGTGACGATCGAGGACGATGGTCACGGACTGCCCGACGGGTTCAGTCTCGACACATCGACAAACTTGGGGTTGTCGATCGTGAAGACTCTCGTCGAAGGCGAGCTCGGTGGCCGACTCTCGTTGGGGCCCCGGCCTGATGGTCACGGGGCGAGAGCTGCGGTCGAGCTGCCGTTGGAGCTCTAG
- a CDS encoding DUF2785 domain-containing protein gives MSEAYWREVHSTGLAVPTDRPLGDLTIELTRMLGDPDPDVRSGLAVPALSTWIQRGVYDDLLAGLGDGMAAGLVVGLGDSGNNGVFRRASSVEALAECIARDNARSLVRAEKVLEWGDRIATWLLRERDLRAFVPERGWAHAVARGADALGILAASEHLGKPELTVILDVVADRVLARGDTIYAHGEPDRLASATMAVLRRNLVPLNIMEPWINRIVTVATATPETPDRDPFLLTGNAEAFLRALYLQLALSHDPPQIRGDLLLVVVAALKRSNRAYLG, from the coding sequence ATGTCGGAGGCGTACTGGCGGGAGGTTCACTCGACCGGTCTCGCTGTACCCACGGACCGGCCGCTCGGTGACCTCACCATCGAGCTCACCCGGATGCTCGGCGACCCCGACCCGGACGTACGCAGCGGACTGGCCGTTCCTGCCCTGTCGACGTGGATCCAGCGCGGTGTCTACGACGACCTGCTCGCCGGCCTGGGCGACGGGATGGCCGCCGGTCTCGTAGTCGGCCTCGGTGACTCCGGCAACAACGGCGTCTTCCGCCGGGCCTCCTCGGTCGAGGCCCTGGCCGAGTGCATCGCCCGCGACAACGCGCGCTCGCTGGTGCGCGCGGAGAAGGTGCTGGAGTGGGGCGACCGGATCGCCACCTGGCTGCTGCGCGAGCGCGACCTGCGGGCCTTCGTCCCCGAGCGCGGTTGGGCACACGCGGTCGCGCGGGGCGCCGACGCCCTCGGCATCCTGGCCGCCTCCGAGCACCTCGGCAAGCCGGAGCTGACGGTGATCCTCGACGTCGTCGCCGACCGGGTGCTCGCCCGCGGCGACACGATCTACGCCCACGGTGAGCCCGACCGGCTGGCGTCGGCCACGATGGCCGTGCTGCGCCGCAACCTGGTCCCGCTCAACATCATGGAGCCGTGGATCAACCGGATCGTCACCGTCGCCACCGCCACCCCGGAGACCCCCGACCGGGACCCGTTCCTGCTCACCGGGAACGCCGAGGCGTTCCTCCGGGCCCTCTACCTTCAGCTCGCGCTCAGCCACGACCCCCCGCAGATCCGTGGCGACCTGCTGCTGGTCGTCGTCGCGGCCCTGAAGCGGTCCAACCGGGCATACCTCGGCTGA
- a CDS encoding 50S ribosomal protein bL37 has translation MGKTGRKRRARRKKGANHGKRPNS, from the coding sequence ATGGGCAAGACTGGCCGCAAGCGCCGCGCGCGCCGCAAGAAGGGCGCGAACCACGGCAAGCGCCCCAACAGCTGA
- the rsrA gene encoding mycothiol system anti-sigma-R factor: MSAHEHDASPSDCADFLEQIVFLIDNELAAADADQVKLHLQSCNPCLETYDQQRIVKAVVARSCSEVAPGDLRAKIMVQIQELRTRS, translated from the coding sequence ATGAGTGCCCACGAACACGACGCCTCACCGAGCGACTGCGCCGACTTCCTCGAGCAGATCGTCTTCCTGATCGACAACGAGCTCGCCGCGGCCGACGCCGACCAGGTCAAGCTGCACCTGCAGAGCTGCAACCCCTGCCTGGAGACCTACGATCAGCAGCGCATCGTCAAGGCGGTCGTCGCGCGCTCGTGCTCCGAGGTCGCCCCGGGAGACCTGCGCGCGAAGATCATGGTCCAGATCCAGGAGCTTCGCACCAGGTCCTGA